The Desulfuromonas versatilis genome has a segment encoding these proteins:
- a CDS encoding NTP/NDP exchange transporter, with translation MIITALYQLKPASRSLFIQYLGAEQLPYVWIGTALTMAALIGWYHRLVNRYARVNVVFGSCLAFCATLVLFRWLFIQPGPAVAVTFYIFVDILGVVLVEQFWSLTNSIYSTREGKSWYGFIGTGGLLGGVLGGGAAALILKLTPLQTPDLLLVAAGTIQVILGLSWLMARLGLYGEIQAKGRPTRFEGGWKAIRSSRYLLLIAAILLLAQLVDPIVEYQFLKTVEAVYPDLEPRTAYLSAFFSVLGGVSIAVNLALTPLVHRFFGVITGLLVQPLILGFCSLGFFFHPTLLFGAATKISDRGLSYSINRASKELLYIPIDSLLIYQAKAWIDMFGYRLFKIFGAFVILAFTQWLPFSLSVPQLSWFTFGICLLWVLLILFIRRDYTNLEKKAPIPRNRGLW, from the coding sequence TTGATCATCACCGCCCTGTACCAGCTGAAACCGGCCAGCCGCTCCCTGTTCATCCAGTACCTGGGGGCCGAACAGCTCCCCTATGTCTGGATCGGTACCGCCCTGACCATGGCAGCGCTGATCGGCTGGTACCACCGCCTGGTAAACCGTTATGCCCGGGTCAACGTGGTGTTCGGCAGCTGCCTCGCCTTCTGCGCCACCCTGGTCCTGTTCCGCTGGCTGTTCATCCAACCCGGCCCGGCCGTGGCCGTGACCTTTTACATTTTCGTCGACATTCTCGGCGTGGTCCTGGTCGAGCAATTCTGGAGCCTGACCAATTCCATCTACAGCACCCGGGAGGGCAAAAGCTGGTACGGCTTCATCGGCACCGGGGGGCTGCTCGGCGGGGTGCTCGGCGGGGGTGCGGCGGCCCTGATCCTCAAGCTGACCCCGCTGCAGACCCCAGACCTGCTGCTGGTGGCGGCCGGCACCATCCAGGTCATCCTGGGGCTGAGCTGGTTGATGGCCCGCCTCGGACTGTACGGCGAAATACAGGCCAAGGGACGCCCAACGCGGTTCGAGGGGGGCTGGAAGGCCATCAGAAGCAGCAGGTACCTGCTGCTCATCGCCGCCATCCTGCTCCTCGCCCAGTTGGTCGACCCGATCGTTGAATACCAGTTTCTCAAAACCGTCGAGGCCGTCTATCCCGACCTGGAGCCCCGCACCGCCTACCTTTCCGCCTTCTTCAGCGTCCTCGGCGGCGTCTCCATCGCGGTCAACCTGGCTCTGACTCCCCTGGTTCATCGGTTTTTTGGTGTAATTACCGGGCTCCTGGTGCAGCCGCTGATCCTGGGTTTCTGTTCCCTGGGCTTTTTCTTCCACCCCACCCTGCTTTTCGGCGCAGCCACCAAGATCAGTGACCGCGGCCTCTCCTATTCCATCAACCGGGCCTCCAAGGAACTGCTCTACATCCCCATCGACTCGCTGCTGATCTACCAGGCCAAGGCCTGGATCGACATGTTCGGCTATCGGCTGTTCAAGATTTTCGGCGCCTTTGTGATCCTGGCGTTCACCCAATGGCTGCCCTTTTCCCTTAGCGTGCCGCAGTTGAGCTGGTTCACCTTCGGCATCTGCCTTCTCTGGGTACTGCTCATCCTGTTCATCCGCCGGGACTATACGAACCTCGAAAAAAAAGCCCCGATTCCCAGGAATCGAGGCCTTTGGTAA
- a CDS encoding serine hydrolase, which yields MKVSLFRLPLFVLLASLLLLNLDFPAQARKPYPQLGTCGNPTLQDGLESCISSLKLDRAVRDGSLCVAVVDITDPEAPQFAAVNGDRMMYAASLPKIAILLGAFERIAAGELTLTGEIRDKLTRMIRNSSNSAATEMLNLVGKDYLARLLQSPRYRLYDPRLNGGLWVGKDYGKAAAWKRDPLANLSHGATAFQVARFYYLLETGQLVSPEMSREMKQILGDPAIHHKFVKGLEQARPGAKIFRKSGTWQNFHADSGIVERDGRRYIAVALADDPAGGKWLSELIVGLDDLICQAPTGGGPPR from the coding sequence ATGAAAGTTTCGCTCTTTCGCCTGCCCCTGTTTGTCCTCCTCGCCAGCCTGCTGCTGCTTAACCTCGATTTCCCGGCCCAGGCCCGAAAGCCCTATCCCCAACTGGGCACCTGCGGCAACCCCACCCTCCAGGACGGACTGGAAAGCTGCATCAGTTCGCTCAAGCTCGACAGGGCCGTGCGCGACGGCTCGCTGTGCGTGGCTGTGGTGGATATCACCGACCCGGAAGCACCGCAGTTTGCCGCAGTCAACGGCGACAGGATGATGTACGCGGCCAGCCTGCCGAAGATCGCCATCCTGCTCGGAGCCTTCGAGCGAATCGCCGCCGGCGAGTTGACCCTCACCGGGGAGATCCGCGACAAACTCACCCGGATGATCCGCAATTCCTCCAACAGCGCGGCCACGGAAATGCTCAACCTGGTCGGCAAGGATTACCTGGCGCGGTTGCTGCAGTCCCCCCGTTACCGCCTCTATGACCCACGACTGAACGGCGGTCTCTGGGTCGGCAAGGATTACGGCAAGGCCGCAGCCTGGAAACGCGATCCCCTGGCCAACCTCTCCCACGGCGCCACCGCCTTCCAGGTGGCCCGCTTCTATTACCTGCTGGAGACCGGACAACTGGTCTCCCCCGAGATGAGCCGGGAGATGAAGCAGATTCTCGGCGATCCGGCCATCCACCACAAGTTCGTCAAGGGGCTCGAGCAGGCCCGCCCCGGTGCGAAAATCTTCCGCAAGTCAGGCACCTGGCAAAATTTCCACGCCGACAGCGGCATCGTCGAGCGCGACGGGCGCCGCTACATCGCGGTGGCCCTGGCCGACGATCCGGCGGGGGGCAAGTGGCTGAGCGAGCTCATCGTGGGCCTCGACGACCTCATCTGCCAGGCTCCGACGGGCGGTGGTCCGCCTCGATGA
- a CDS encoding serine hydrolase, with translation MKRALLFICSLALLCFAGPAWPYPLDGYAHTGIARLEADRLVQAGKLRGRWLPKGALLSTAEVDLRLSDKPGFALPPVDPEFSSRIVALLGEEADRYALAVLDLSDPAHPRFAEHRGHAAHNPGSVGKLLIVLGVFQALADIYPDDPQQRLRVLRDSAATADHFIATDHHKVPFWRPGEGAISYRPLREGDRASLYSYLDWMLSASSNAAASMVLRELLMLVHFGRDYPVAQPVAERFWRETPKRELSALLGRALHEPVPRNGLDPKELRQGGFFTWKGKQLVPGTSSHATPRMLLEYLLKLETGRLVDEFSSREIKRLLYMTERRIRYASSPALHEAAVYFKSGSLYRCRPEPGFVCKKYHGNVENLLNSVAIVEYPAREPRLFYLVVMMSDVLRKNSAVVHQSFGTRLQRLIEADHRPSEPGR, from the coding sequence ATGAAAAGGGCGCTGTTGTTCATCTGCAGCCTGGCGCTGCTCTGCTTCGCAGGCCCGGCCTGGCCCTACCCTCTGGACGGTTACGCTCATACCGGGATCGCCCGCCTGGAGGCGGACCGCCTGGTGCAGGCCGGCAAGCTCCGGGGGCGGTGGCTGCCCAAGGGCGCGCTGCTGTCCACCGCGGAGGTCGACCTGCGCCTGTCCGACAAGCCCGGTTTCGCCCTCCCCCCGGTCGACCCGGAGTTTTCGTCCCGCATCGTGGCCCTGCTGGGGGAGGAAGCGGACCGCTATGCGCTTGCGGTGCTCGACCTGAGCGACCCGGCGCACCCCCGTTTCGCCGAACACCGGGGGCACGCCGCCCATAACCCGGGGAGCGTCGGCAAGCTGTTGATCGTCCTCGGCGTTTTCCAGGCCCTGGCGGACATCTATCCCGACGACCCGCAACAACGGTTGCGGGTGCTGCGCGACTCGGCGGCAACCGCGGACCATTTCATCGCCACCGACCATCACAAGGTCCCCTTCTGGAGGCCCGGCGAAGGGGCCATCAGCTATCGCCCTCTGCGCGAGGGGGACCGGGCCAGCCTGTACAGCTACCTCGACTGGATGCTCTCGGCCAGCTCCAATGCCGCGGCGAGCATGGTGCTCAGGGAGCTGCTGATGCTGGTTCACTTCGGCCGGGATTACCCCGTCGCGCAGCCGGTCGCCGAGCGCTTCTGGCGCGAGACCCCCAAGCGGGAACTTTCGGCGCTGCTGGGCAGGGCCCTGCATGAGCCGGTGCCGCGAAACGGCCTGGATCCGAAGGAGTTGAGACAGGGGGGATTCTTTACCTGGAAGGGAAAACAGCTGGTTCCCGGCACCAGCAGTCACGCCACGCCGCGGATGCTGCTGGAGTACCTGCTGAAGTTGGAGACGGGACGGCTGGTCGACGAGTTTTCCAGCCGGGAAATCAAGCGGCTGCTGTACATGACCGAGCGGCGCATCCGCTACGCCTCCTCGCCGGCCCTGCACGAGGCGGCGGTCTACTTCAAATCCGGGTCGCTGTACCGCTGCCGCCCCGAGCCGGGCTTTGTCTGCAAAAAGTACCACGGCAACGTCGAGAACCTGCTCAATTCGGTGGCCATCGTCGAATACCCGGCCCGGGAACCTCGCCTGTTCTACCTGGTGGTGATGATGTCGGACGTGCTGCGCAAAAACTCGGCGGTGGTCCACCAGAGCTTCGGCACCCGCCTGCAGCGCCTCATCGAGGCGGACCACCGCCCGTCGGAGCCTGGCAGATGA